Proteins from a genomic interval of Nostoc sp. TCL240-02:
- a CDS encoding Tfp pilus assembly protein FimT/FimU, which translates to MGKLSFKLLQLTRSNAKSKQPCLVNRLHYASGYTQQNAGFSLLELIVVMVMIGILSAIAAPGWLAFVNRQQVNKANDAVLAALREAQREAKNKKLSYSVSFQKNSTTQNVEVAIYRTDIGISTWKSLGTDIGVSSNKFLLGGNLAGQNIASTTTNSPVSYPLSASAKITFDYMGALTLPNNFGTVAAGTEAPGLKIVVAVPSSTNSTLPSSVKRCVIVKTLLGSMLTAQDDKCS; encoded by the coding sequence ATGGGAAAGTTAAGTTTTAAATTATTGCAACTAACCCGCAGCAATGCAAAAAGCAAACAGCCATGTTTAGTTAACAGGCTGCACTACGCCTCTGGATACACACAACAAAATGCTGGCTTTAGCTTGCTGGAATTAATCGTAGTGATGGTGATGATCGGAATTTTATCAGCGATCGCAGCTCCTGGTTGGCTTGCCTTTGTGAATCGGCAGCAAGTGAATAAGGCTAATGACGCTGTTTTAGCTGCATTACGAGAAGCACAGCGCGAAGCTAAAAACAAAAAACTTAGCTACAGTGTCAGTTTTCAGAAAAATAGCACAACCCAAAATGTAGAGGTTGCGATTTATCGTACCGATATTGGAATCAGCACATGGAAATCTTTAGGGACGGATATAGGAGTTAGCTCTAATAAATTTCTGCTAGGTGGAAATCTTGCTGGTCAAAACATTGCTAGTACTACTACTAATTCTCCTGTATCCTACCCTTTAAGTGCATCAGCAAAAATTACCTTTGACTACATGGGAGCTTTGACTCTACCAAATAACTTTGGAACAGTAGCAGCAGGTACAGAAGCACCTGGGTTAAAAATAGTGGTAGCAGTACCAAGCTCTACAAATTCTACATTGCCTAGTAGCGTCAAGCGATGCGTCATTGTGAAAACTCTCTTAGGCTCAATGCTCACAGCACAAGATGATAAATGCAGTTAA